The following proteins come from a genomic window of Edaphobacter sp. 4G125:
- a CDS encoding LutC/YkgG family protein, with translation MATEITGIDSSAARAEVLRRIRAANGGAADGAQAAQQWREIQRDYRREASLSREQLVDLLEDRLRDYDAHVVRTTESAIADAVAKMLGARGLRRILIPQGLNPVWLPAGVEFVVDGQASYTELDGFEGVMTASTCAIAITGSVVLQNVPGQGRRAASLIPDYHLCLVRVEDVVETVPEAIVRLEKSAELPTTFFAGPSATADIEMTRIKGVHGPRFLDVILVG, from the coding sequence GTGGCAACTGAGATAACCGGGATTGATTCCTCGGCAGCGCGGGCCGAAGTTTTGCGCAGGATTCGTGCTGCGAATGGCGGGGCTGCGGATGGCGCGCAGGCGGCGCAGCAGTGGAGAGAAATTCAACGAGACTATCGGAGAGAAGCGAGTCTGTCTCGGGAGCAGCTGGTTGATCTACTGGAAGATCGGCTTCGCGACTACGATGCCCATGTGGTTCGAACTACTGAGTCAGCGATTGCGGATGCTGTTGCTAAGATGTTGGGCGCTCGCGGCTTGCGGAGGATATTGATACCGCAGGGGCTGAACCCTGTCTGGCTTCCGGCGGGAGTTGAGTTTGTAGTGGATGGGCAGGCTTCCTATACAGAACTGGATGGTTTTGAGGGAGTGATGACGGCCTCTACCTGTGCCATTGCAATTACGGGATCAGTGGTACTGCAGAATGTACCGGGGCAGGGAAGGCGGGCCGCATCGCTGATTCCTGACTATCATCTCTGCCTGGTTCGGGTAGAGGATGTGGTTGAAACGGTGCCTGAAGCGATCGTCCGCCTGGAAAAGTCTGCAGAGCTGCCGACGACGTTTTTTGCAGGGCCTTCTGCGACAGCAGATATTGAGATGACCCGCATCAAGGGGGTCCACGGTCCGCGGTTTCTGGACGTCATTCTTGTGGGATAG
- a CDS encoding LutB/LldF family L-lactate oxidation iron-sulfur protein yields the protein MSTAGSVLDPKTSPTFPIAARATLEDTQLRKNVRHATEVIQNKRARVVGEMPDWQELRESGRQIREHAMANMDFYLEEFERNCTRAGGQVHWARDGEEAKQIVTALVKASGSSEVIKIKSMTTEEIHLNLALEAAGVRAYETDLAELIIQLGHDQPSHIVVPALHKNRQQIREIFQREMNLPELGEKPQDLADAARRFLREKFLRVKTAVSGANFLIAETGGVCIVESEGNGRMCLTLPDTLITVAGIDKVLSRYQDLEVVLQLLPRSATGERMNPYNSIWTGVHAGDGPKNFHVVLMDNARTEVLADGEGRQTLNCIRCGACQNACPVYRQTGGHAYGSVYAGPIGAILTPQLQQLHHAQTLPYASSLCGACYEVCPVKINIPEVLIHLRNKVVKQKGPLNPEALAMKAAGAIFRSERRFRAAQRLGRIAETPLVRKDGSGEGWIGWLPGLLGGWTQVRDLKEMPKETFREWWEKRGSRGN from the coding sequence GTGAGCACAGCAGGTTCGGTCCTCGATCCGAAGACCTCGCCAACGTTTCCAATCGCAGCACGCGCAACGCTGGAAGACACACAGCTGAGAAAGAACGTTCGTCATGCGACGGAGGTGATCCAGAATAAACGGGCTCGCGTGGTGGGCGAGATGCCGGACTGGCAGGAACTTCGCGAGAGTGGACGGCAGATTCGCGAGCATGCGATGGCGAATATGGACTTCTACCTGGAGGAGTTCGAGCGCAATTGCACGCGTGCCGGTGGACAGGTCCACTGGGCCAGGGATGGGGAAGAGGCCAAACAGATCGTTACTGCGCTGGTGAAGGCGAGCGGTTCCTCTGAGGTCATCAAGATCAAGTCGATGACCACGGAGGAGATTCATCTGAATCTCGCGCTGGAGGCAGCCGGTGTTCGAGCCTACGAGACAGATTTGGCGGAGCTGATTATTCAGCTTGGGCATGATCAGCCCTCACACATCGTGGTGCCCGCGCTGCACAAGAATCGTCAGCAGATTCGAGAAATCTTCCAGCGGGAGATGAACCTTCCGGAGCTGGGAGAGAAGCCCCAGGATCTTGCCGATGCAGCAAGGCGTTTTCTGCGGGAGAAGTTCCTGAGAGTCAAGACGGCGGTCAGCGGGGCGAATTTCCTGATCGCAGAGACAGGTGGCGTGTGCATCGTAGAGAGCGAAGGCAATGGAAGGATGTGCCTTACGCTCCCCGATACGCTGATTACTGTTGCCGGAATCGACAAGGTTCTATCGCGCTATCAGGACCTGGAGGTCGTGCTGCAGCTTCTGCCTCGATCGGCTACAGGCGAGCGGATGAATCCGTACAACTCCATTTGGACCGGTGTGCACGCAGGAGATGGGCCGAAGAACTTTCATGTGGTGCTGATGGATAACGCCCGTACCGAGGTTCTGGCAGATGGCGAAGGAAGGCAGACGTTAAACTGCATCCGTTGCGGCGCATGTCAGAACGCCTGCCCGGTCTATCGACAGACCGGCGGCCATGCCTATGGCTCGGTTTATGCAGGGCCGATTGGGGCAATCCTTACGCCGCAGTTGCAGCAACTTCACCATGCGCAGACGCTGCCGTATGCATCGTCATTATGCGGAGCCTGCTATGAGGTTTGTCCGGTGAAGATCAATATCCCTGAGGTGCTGATCCATCTACGAAATAAGGTGGTGAAGCAAAAGGGACCGTTGAACCCTGAGGCGTTGGCGATGAAGGCTGCAGGGGCTATCTTCCGTTCCGAGCGCAGGTTTCGGGCGGCGCAGCGGTTAGGCAGGATCGCCGAGACGCCGCTGGTCCGGAAGGATGGGAGCGGAGAGGGATGGATTGGTTGGCTTCCTGGATTGCTCGGAGGATGGACGCAGGTGAGGGATCTCAAGGAGATGCCGAAGGAAACCTTCCGTGAATGGTGGGAGAAGCGGGGGAGCCGTGGCAACTGA
- a CDS encoding (Fe-S)-binding protein, with translation MQVSLFITCYNDTLFPETGKAVVKVLERLGHTVDFPAGQTCCGQMHWNTGYQAEALPLVGRFVEQFRHAEAVVVPSSSCVAMMRDHYPKMAEEIGDKTLMAEVAELLPRVYEFSEFLTKRLGLKDVGAYYPHRVTYHASCHGLRNLGLGDSPLGLLRSVKGIDLVEIENMEQCCGFGGTFAVKNADVSSAMLSEKTTAVLNTGAEACTACDNSCLMHIQGALHRQRTGVKTVHLAEILASTEEEVL, from the coding sequence CTGCAAGTCTCGCTGTTTATTACCTGTTATAACGACACTTTATTCCCTGAGACAGGGAAGGCCGTCGTGAAAGTGCTGGAACGGCTGGGGCATACGGTCGATTTTCCCGCGGGACAGACCTGCTGCGGCCAGATGCACTGGAATACGGGCTACCAGGCGGAAGCGCTGCCTCTGGTGGGAAGGTTTGTGGAGCAGTTTCGTCATGCGGAGGCGGTGGTGGTGCCCTCGTCAAGTTGCGTGGCCATGATGCGAGATCACTATCCGAAGATGGCCGAGGAGATTGGTGACAAGACGCTGATGGCTGAAGTGGCAGAGTTGCTGCCTCGTGTTTATGAGTTCTCTGAGTTTTTGACGAAGCGGCTGGGATTGAAGGATGTAGGCGCATATTACCCACATCGGGTGACCTATCATGCCAGCTGCCATGGACTGCGTAATCTTGGACTGGGAGACAGTCCCCTGGGTCTTCTGCGGTCGGTGAAGGGAATCGACCTAGTTGAGATTGAGAATATGGAGCAGTGCTGCGGCTTTGGTGGAACGTTCGCAGTGAAGAATGCGGATGTTTCGAGCGCGATGCTGTCGGAGAAGACCACGGCGGTTCTGAATACGGGTGCTGAGGCATGTACGGCGTGTGATAACAGCTGCCTGATGCATATCCAGGGGGCGCTGCACCGGCAGCGGACCGGAGTCAAGACGGTTCATCTGGCGGAGATTCTAGCCAGCACGGAAGAGGAGGTCCTGTGA
- a CDS encoding L-rhamnose/proton symporter RhaT: protein MGPNPFIGVIYHWIGGFASATNFIPFRSIKRWSWEIYWLIQGFAAWIVAPLVLAFIFVPNLSSILHTAYQQAPSTFYYTILWGILWGMGGLTFGLAIRYLGFALGYAIALGLCTAFGTLIPPIYSGEITSIMHERSGQTILLGVIVCLIAVAINGMAGVSKEREISEEDMIEAGERDYSFGKGLAVAIFAGIMSSFFAFGLKAGAPIAVIAKQQLLAHHHLDLWQNLPVLIVVLWGGFLTNFVWSVILIFKNESIKQFAGQPGLNPMRATHASGDTMVDFDPLDPSTYDRLSPRTLLANYFFAALAGVIWYFQFFFYSMGQTKMGKYDFSSWTLHMASIIIFATLWGIALKEWRGTSLRTKALVTLGLALLVGSTVIVGYGNYLKTLEAPATALLR from the coding sequence GTGGGACCTAATCCGTTTATCGGCGTCATCTATCACTGGATCGGCGGTTTTGCCTCTGCCACAAACTTCATTCCCTTCCGCAGCATCAAGCGCTGGTCGTGGGAGATCTACTGGCTGATCCAGGGCTTCGCCGCGTGGATCGTCGCCCCCCTGGTGCTCGCCTTTATCTTCGTCCCCAATCTCTCCAGCATCCTGCACACCGCTTATCAGCAGGCCCCCTCCACCTTCTACTACACCATCCTCTGGGGAATCCTCTGGGGTATGGGCGGCCTCACCTTCGGGCTCGCCATCCGCTACCTCGGCTTCGCTCTTGGCTATGCCATCGCGCTCGGCCTCTGCACCGCCTTCGGAACCCTCATCCCCCCCATATACTCTGGCGAAATCACCAGCATCATGCATGAACGCTCCGGCCAGACCATCCTGCTCGGTGTCATCGTCTGCCTGATCGCAGTCGCCATCAATGGAATGGCTGGCGTCTCTAAAGAGCGCGAGATCTCCGAAGAAGACATGATCGAGGCCGGCGAGCGCGACTACTCCTTCGGCAAAGGACTCGCCGTTGCCATCTTCGCCGGCATCATGAGCTCCTTCTTCGCCTTCGGCCTCAAAGCAGGAGCGCCCATCGCCGTCATTGCGAAACAGCAGCTTCTCGCGCATCACCACCTCGATCTCTGGCAGAACCTTCCCGTTCTGATCGTCGTTCTCTGGGGCGGCTTCCTGACCAACTTTGTCTGGTCCGTCATCCTGATCTTCAAAAACGAATCCATCAAGCAGTTTGCGGGGCAGCCCGGATTGAATCCGATGCGGGCCACTCACGCCTCCGGCGATACCATGGTCGACTTCGACCCTCTCGATCCCTCCACCTACGACCGTCTTTCGCCTCGCACCTTGCTTGCCAACTACTTCTTCGCGGCCCTGGCTGGAGTCATCTGGTATTTCCAGTTCTTTTTCTACTCTATGGGCCAGACCAAGATGGGCAAATACGACTTCTCCTCCTGGACCCTGCACATGGCCTCGATCATCATCTTCGCCACGCTCTGGGGAATCGCTCTCAAGGAGTGGCGCGGAACCAGCCTGCGCACGAAAGCACTCGTTACTCTGGGTCTGGCTCTACTCGTCGGTTCCACTGTGATCGTTGGATACGGCAACTACCTGAAGACACTCGAAGCCCCAGCCACAGCTCTTCTTCGCTAG
- a CDS encoding acyl-CoA desaturase, whose translation MNSTLTPIEEISQTPAISSEQPGISAASRTAQKVREDLRMGREYQEGRINWITSIAMGIFHVGAIAALFFFSWTNLAVAVVMYFFAINVGIGMAYHRLLTHRGYKTPKWVEYFLTTCGTMALEGGPIFWVATHRVHHQNSDHEGDPHTPHDGTWWAHAGWILSGRALHSETALLGRYAPDLTRDPVHVWLSKYHWLPLTVAGFLQIALGAALAAPGHRLVGAIGMVLWGTFLRVSLGLHATWLVNSATHLWGKRRFETHDDSRNNWWVALLTGGEGWHNNHHAHPVSARHGLAWYEFDVNYYGIWLLEKVGLAKKVQIAKFDPANPKPAGM comes from the coding sequence ATGAACTCTACATTGACACCTATCGAAGAGATATCCCAGACACCAGCCATTTCATCAGAACAGCCGGGGATCTCCGCCGCTTCCCGCACCGCCCAGAAGGTTCGTGAAGACCTTCGTATGGGCCGGGAGTATCAGGAGGGGCGGATCAACTGGATCACCTCCATCGCAATGGGCATCTTCCACGTTGGAGCTATCGCTGCACTCTTCTTCTTCTCATGGACAAACCTTGCCGTCGCGGTCGTTATGTACTTCTTCGCCATCAACGTCGGCATCGGAATGGCCTACCATCGCCTGCTGACGCATCGTGGCTATAAAACACCCAAGTGGGTTGAGTACTTCCTGACCACCTGCGGCACCATGGCTCTTGAGGGCGGACCAATCTTCTGGGTCGCCACCCATCGCGTTCATCATCAGAACTCCGATCACGAAGGCGACCCGCACACCCCGCATGACGGAACCTGGTGGGCGCATGCCGGATGGATTCTCTCAGGCCGCGCTCTGCACTCCGAAACCGCGTTGCTTGGCCGCTATGCTCCAGACCTCACCCGCGACCCGGTCCATGTCTGGCTCTCGAAATACCACTGGCTCCCCCTCACCGTCGCCGGCTTCCTGCAGATCGCTCTTGGTGCCGCGCTCGCCGCTCCCGGCCATCGTCTCGTCGGAGCCATCGGCATGGTGCTCTGGGGAACCTTCCTCCGTGTCTCTCTTGGCCTGCACGCTACCTGGTTGGTCAACTCAGCCACTCACCTGTGGGGCAAGCGCCGCTTCGAAACCCACGACGATTCCCGCAACAACTGGTGGGTCGCCCTCCTGACCGGCGGCGAAGGCTGGCACAACAACCACCATGCCCATCCCGTCAGCGCCCGCCACGGCCTCGCCTGGTACGAGTTCGACGTCAACTACTACGGTATCTGGCTGCTGGAAAAGGTCGGACTGGCCAAGAAAGTCCAGATCGCGAAGTTCGACCCGGCGAACCCCAAACCCGCCGGCATGTAG
- a CDS encoding DUF3011 domain-containing protein encodes MILKFRLLPLIFLSLLACMVAIKPQAAHGQTIYCASDDGGRHYCNANTRGGVQLTNQRSGSACIQGRTWGWDNNGIWVDKGCRAEFTTRNGNGNGWGNGGGWGGNNGSGQTLYCASDDGGRHYCNANTRGGVRLTNQRSGSPCNQGQTWGWDNNGIWVDKGCRAEFTVGNSNGNGWGNGHGNGWGNGGSVGQTFTCSSNNGGRNYCSIPRGVNPNNITLSRQISGSACNQGQTWGVDRRGLWVDKGCRAEFRSNF; translated from the coding sequence ATGATTCTGAAATTTAGGCTTCTGCCATTGATCTTTCTTTCCTTGCTTGCCTGTATGGTCGCGATCAAACCGCAGGCTGCTCATGGCCAGACGATCTACTGCGCTTCCGATGATGGCGGACGTCACTATTGCAACGCCAACACTCGTGGCGGCGTTCAGCTCACCAACCAGCGCAGCGGCTCCGCCTGCATTCAGGGGCGGACCTGGGGCTGGGACAACAACGGCATCTGGGTCGACAAAGGCTGCCGAGCCGAATTCACCACCAGGAATGGCAACGGCAATGGATGGGGCAACGGCGGTGGATGGGGCGGAAACAACGGCTCCGGACAGACCCTCTATTGCGCCTCCGATGATGGCGGACGTCACTATTGCAACGCCAATACTCGTGGCGGTGTACGACTCACCAACCAGCGTAGTGGCTCCCCCTGCAACCAGGGACAGACTTGGGGTTGGGACAACAACGGCATCTGGGTCGACAAAGGCTGCCGAGCTGAATTCACTGTCGGGAACAGCAATGGCAATGGCTGGGGCAATGGCCATGGTAACGGTTGGGGGAACGGCGGAAGCGTCGGCCAAACCTTTACCTGCTCCTCCAACAACGGTGGCCGCAACTACTGCTCGATTCCCCGCGGAGTCAACCCCAACAACATCACTCTCTCGCGCCAGATCAGCGGTTCTGCCTGCAATCAGGGACAAACCTGGGGTGTAGATCGTCGCGGCCTCTGGGTCGACAAAGGTTGCCGGGCTGAGTTCCGTTCGAACTTCTAG
- a CDS encoding sensor histidine kinase, with translation MNFTRRRGTIAFFITLGALLVGLAITLQIGWVVLNERTVALAVLGIILFALLIAGVVLNTIFLVREIRRNERQDSFLNAVTHELKTPIASIRLYLETLQRRSVDEAQRQQFYVNMLADSDRLLATVEQVLKAGELGQRHRQQNRTLIDLEPLVAECVAITLQRHHLPPDAIILERVPGDVRLRVTGILEDLRTAVLNILDNAVKYSPEGVLIRCSLSITHYTWATLRITDTGLGLPPNQHKRIFRRFYRVPGKTMLRIKGTGLGLFLVRNIVRQHDGTVEAASPGLNQGTTITLTLPLATNPPAPNKP, from the coding sequence ATGAACTTTACCCGACGCCGAGGAACGATCGCCTTCTTCATCACGCTTGGCGCTCTCCTCGTCGGCCTTGCGATCACGCTCCAGATCGGTTGGGTTGTCCTCAACGAACGCACCGTCGCGCTCGCGGTGCTTGGCATCATCCTCTTTGCTCTGCTTATCGCCGGTGTTGTACTCAATACCATCTTTCTGGTCCGTGAGATCCGTCGCAACGAACGTCAGGACTCCTTCCTCAACGCCGTCACCCACGAGCTCAAAACTCCCATCGCCAGCATCCGGCTCTATCTCGAGACCCTCCAGCGCCGATCCGTCGACGAAGCCCAGCGCCAGCAGTTCTACGTCAACATGCTTGCCGATTCCGACCGTCTCCTCGCCACCGTCGAACAGGTTCTCAAAGCCGGAGAACTTGGCCAGCGTCATCGACAACAAAACCGCACCCTCATCGATCTCGAGCCCCTCGTCGCCGAATGCGTCGCCATCACTCTGCAGCGACACCATCTCCCACCCGACGCCATCATCCTCGAACGAGTGCCCGGAGACGTCCGGCTTCGTGTCACGGGCATCCTCGAAGACCTCCGCACCGCCGTGCTCAACATCCTCGACAACGCCGTCAAATACTCCCCTGAAGGCGTGCTCATCCGCTGCTCTCTCTCCATCACTCACTACACCTGGGCCACGCTCCGCATTACAGATACCGGCCTCGGCCTTCCTCCCAATCAACACAAACGCATCTTCCGCCGCTTCTATCGCGTCCCCGGCAAAACCATGCTTCGCATCAAGGGCACCGGCCTCGGACTCTTTCTCGTGCGAAATATCGTTCGTCAGCACGACGGGACCGTAGAGGCCGCCAGCCCGGGACTCAACCAGGGAACAACCATCACCCTTACGCTTCCTCTCGCCACCAATCCTCCAGCCCCAAACAAGCCATAA
- a CDS encoding response regulator transcription factor: MAAEDPPPLIVLVEDEEHLAQGLLFNLQAEGYRTHHESDGDSALEYLLNTAEPIAAIVLDCMLPGKDGFEIVRALREAQRYTPVLMLTARSSSSDILQGLEAGADDYLAKPFDLSILLVRLKSLLRRTAWQRNPQIETTEQPEASSTYCFNHRTIRFDALELVAPNRMTQLTLMEADLLRYLTEREGQIVSRKEILEQVWRVHEDTDTRAIDNFIVRLRRYIEDDPAHPQHLLTVRGVGYRFIANPA, from the coding sequence ATGGCCGCCGAAGACCCTCCGCCTCTTATCGTCCTGGTTGAAGACGAAGAGCATCTCGCTCAAGGACTGTTGTTCAACCTTCAGGCCGAGGGCTACCGCACCCATCACGAATCCGATGGCGACAGCGCCTTAGAGTACCTTCTCAACACCGCCGAGCCCATTGCCGCCATCGTGCTCGACTGTATGCTTCCCGGAAAAGATGGCTTTGAAATCGTCCGCGCGCTCCGCGAAGCCCAGCGCTATACCCCAGTACTCATGCTGACGGCCCGCTCGAGCTCCAGCGATATTCTTCAGGGGCTCGAAGCCGGGGCCGACGACTACCTCGCCAAACCGTTCGACCTCAGTATCCTTCTTGTCCGCCTCAAATCGCTCCTCCGCCGCACTGCATGGCAGAGAAATCCTCAGATCGAAACCACGGAACAACCCGAGGCATCCTCCACCTATTGTTTCAATCACCGCACCATCCGCTTCGACGCGCTTGAGCTGGTCGCTCCCAACCGCATGACCCAGCTCACTCTGATGGAGGCAGACCTCCTGCGTTACCTCACCGAACGCGAAGGCCAGATCGTCTCGCGCAAAGAAATTCTCGAGCAGGTCTGGCGCGTCCACGAAGATACCGACACTCGAGCCATCGATAATTTCATCGTCCGCCTCCGCAGATATATCGAAGATGATCCCGCGCATCCTCAGCATCTCCTCACGGTGCGAGGGGTGGGTTATCGCTTTATCGCCAACCCTGCCTGA
- a CDS encoding PadR family transcriptional regulator: MGDKTDVWQGTLALMILKTLETMGPLHGYGIARRIEQTSGDLLALNYGTLYPALLRLEQEGAIISEWGFSENNRKAKFYSLTRVGHKLLSKEARSWEQTTAILARFLTPSEEA, encoded by the coding sequence ATGGGCGATAAAACCGATGTCTGGCAGGGCACTCTGGCCCTCATGATCCTCAAAACACTCGAAACCATGGGACCGCTTCACGGTTACGGCATCGCTCGCCGCATCGAGCAGACCAGCGGAGATCTCCTCGCGCTCAACTACGGCACTCTCTATCCCGCCCTTCTTCGTCTCGAGCAAGAGGGAGCCATCATCTCAGAGTGGGGCTTCTCCGAAAACAACCGCAAGGCAAAGTTTTACTCACTTACCCGCGTTGGCCACAAACTCCTGAGCAAAGAAGCCCGCTCCTGGGAGCAGACCACCGCCATCCTCGCTCGCTTCCTCACACCTTCGGAGGAAGCATGA
- a CDS encoding ABC transporter permease, whose protein sequence is MRRIRVWLLKILGIVPKQTHEQDFSSELESHLQLHIDDNLRSGMSPEEARRNAILRLGGVEHTKQAHREGRTIPFLETLLQDIRYALRQLRRNPGFTITAIIMLALGIGASVAIFSFVDAALIQPLPYANPTRLVDVAEHGASFSRSNLSYLDYVDWKRSNKVFSSLDAYTGSGYLLKTPSGTEPVPAARVSDGFFRTLGVHPILGRDFYSGEDQPNAPATVILTYGAWQQRFGGRKDVINQIVTLDGTPTIIIGVLPENFQFAPRGRAELWTTLHQLSNCEKRRTCHNLFGIARLKDGVSFETAQTEMAAIAKQLEIQYPGSNRDQGAHIGPLSELIVGEIRPILLVLLTGACLLLLIACVNVSSLLLVRSESRRREFAVRSALGASPARLVRQFITEGLILVTAGTLSGLAVGAIAMRFMLSLISKDMLSSMPYLNHLAMSPRVLGFTMVISFLAATVFSLTPVLRLPTASMREALNEGDRGSVGALWRRMGANLVVLELTVAVVLLVAAGLLGKSFYRLLHVDLAFDPSNLATVIVELPEQTYNKNETIKAITHKITDRVAALPSVTSVGTTSELPATYNGNTNWIRIVGHPFHGEHNEVNSRQVSSGFFNTIRASLIRGRLITDQDDSTRSRVSVINKAFADKYFSGEDPIGKKYGDGDLKPDSMREIVGIVDNIRESSLEEDIWPAEYTPASQEADSELILIVRTSGDDKSLLPTLSAAIHQIDPGIGTTNEQTMLQHINNSQTAYLHRSAAWIVGGFAALALLLGVIGLYGVIAYSVSQRTREIGVRMALGAARGSVYQLILKEAGRLTILGIAAGIFCSIASAAFLRKLLFGVRSWDLATLATVVLLLSLATLLASFIPARRAASINPVEALRAE, encoded by the coding sequence ATGAGACGCATCCGTGTATGGCTCCTCAAAATCTTGGGCATTGTCCCCAAACAGACCCACGAGCAGGACTTCTCTTCTGAGCTTGAAAGCCACCTTCAACTCCACATTGACGATAATCTCCGCTCCGGCATGAGTCCCGAGGAGGCCCGCCGTAACGCCATCCTCAGGCTCGGTGGCGTCGAGCACACCAAGCAGGCTCACCGCGAAGGCCGGACCATCCCCTTCCTTGAAACATTACTTCAGGACATCCGTTACGCTCTTCGCCAGCTGCGCCGCAACCCCGGCTTCACTATTACTGCCATCATCATGCTCGCCCTCGGCATTGGAGCCAGCGTCGCCATCTTTAGCTTCGTCGATGCTGCGCTGATCCAACCGTTACCCTATGCCAATCCCACACGTCTTGTGGATGTTGCCGAGCACGGTGCCTCGTTCTCGCGCTCCAATCTCTCTTATCTCGACTACGTTGATTGGAAACGCTCGAATAAAGTCTTCTCCTCTCTCGATGCCTATACTGGCTCCGGTTACCTCCTCAAAACACCCTCCGGCACCGAACCCGTTCCCGCTGCACGCGTAAGCGATGGCTTCTTCCGCACCCTTGGCGTTCACCCGATCCTCGGCCGCGATTTCTATTCCGGCGAGGACCAACCGAACGCCCCGGCTACCGTCATCCTCACCTATGGAGCTTGGCAGCAGCGCTTCGGAGGACGCAAAGACGTCATCAATCAAATCGTCACACTGGATGGAACCCCGACAATCATCATTGGTGTCCTTCCCGAAAACTTTCAATTCGCCCCTCGCGGTCGTGCTGAGTTGTGGACCACGCTCCACCAACTCAGTAACTGTGAAAAACGACGTACCTGTCACAACCTCTTCGGCATCGCTCGCTTGAAAGATGGTGTCTCTTTTGAGACTGCACAAACTGAAATGGCCGCCATCGCAAAGCAGCTCGAAATTCAGTACCCCGGGTCCAACCGCGACCAGGGCGCACATATCGGGCCGCTCTCTGAGCTCATCGTTGGAGAGATCCGTCCTATCCTGCTCGTTCTTCTCACTGGGGCCTGCCTCCTGCTGCTCATCGCCTGCGTCAACGTCTCCAGCCTTCTTCTCGTTCGCTCTGAAAGCCGACGCCGCGAGTTCGCTGTTCGTAGTGCCCTCGGGGCCTCTCCCGCACGCCTCGTCCGCCAATTCATAACCGAAGGCCTCATCCTCGTCACCGCCGGAACTCTCTCCGGGCTTGCCGTAGGAGCTATTGCCATGCGGTTCATGTTGAGCCTTATCTCGAAAGACATGCTCTCCAGCATGCCCTACCTCAATCACCTCGCCATGAGTCCCCGCGTACTTGGCTTCACAATGGTCATCTCATTTCTCGCTGCGACCGTCTTCTCGCTCACACCTGTGCTGCGACTTCCAACTGCGTCCATGCGTGAGGCACTTAATGAAGGAGATCGCGGCTCCGTCGGGGCTCTCTGGCGTCGCATGGGAGCTAACCTCGTCGTTCTGGAACTCACCGTCGCCGTCGTTCTCTTGGTCGCCGCCGGGCTCCTGGGAAAGAGCTTCTATCGACTGCTCCACGTTGATCTCGCCTTCGACCCTTCAAACCTCGCCACCGTAATCGTCGAACTTCCCGAACAGACCTACAACAAGAACGAAACCATCAAGGCCATCACCCACAAGATCACAGATCGAGTCGCTGCCCTGCCCAGTGTTACCTCCGTGGGAACGACCAGCGAGCTTCCAGCCACTTATAACGGCAATACCAATTGGATTCGCATCGTCGGCCACCCTTTCCACGGCGAACACAACGAAGTCAACTCCCGCCAGGTTAGCTCCGGCTTCTTCAACACCATCCGTGCTAGTCTCATCCGCGGTCGGCTCATCACGGACCAAGACGACAGCACCCGTTCCAGGGTCTCTGTCATCAACAAAGCCTTCGCGGATAAATACTTTTCTGGAGAAGATCCCATCGGGAAAAAATACGGTGATGGTGATCTGAAGCCCGACTCCATGCGCGAGATTGTTGGTATCGTCGATAACATCCGCGAGAGCAGCCTTGAGGAAGACATCTGGCCCGCGGAGTACACCCCAGCCAGCCAGGAAGCCGACTCGGAACTTATACTCATCGTTCGCACCTCAGGCGATGACAAATCTCTACTCCCTACCCTGAGCGCTGCCATCCACCAAATTGACCCTGGCATCGGCACAACCAATGAGCAAACCATGCTTCAACACATCAACAACTCCCAAACTGCATATCTCCATCGCTCCGCAGCCTGGATAGTCGGAGGCTTCGCTGCGCTCGCTCTTCTCCTTGGAGTCATCGGCCTTTATGGAGTCATTGCCTACTCCGTCAGCCAGCGCACCAGAGAAATCGGAGTCCGCATGGCCCTCGGAGCGGCCCGCGGCTCCGTCTACCAGCTCATCCTCAAAGAAGCGGGCCGACTAACCATCCTCGGAATCGCCGCAGGCATCTTCTGCTCCATCGCCTCCGCCGCGTTCCTCCGCAAACTCCTCTTTGGAGTCCGTTCCTGGGATCTGGCGACCCTTGCAACCGTAGTACTTCTCCTCAGCCTCGCCACCTTACTGGCCAGCTTCATACCGGCCCGCCGCGCCGCCTCCATCAATCCCGTCGAGGCCCTCCGCGCCGAATAG